Proteins from a single region of Gossypium arboreum isolate Shixiya-1 chromosome 1, ASM2569848v2, whole genome shotgun sequence:
- the LOC108481619 gene encoding uncharacterized protein LOC108481619, whose translation MTNASRAKKDASKKHLDDMVDIGCLMLATMTPELQKQHKNMVPYDMIQHLKELYERKACQQRYKTSKALFRCKMVEGTPVGTHILQMIGYIKSLEKLGFPLGEELAIGVILQSLSDSFSQFVLNFNMNEINKTLPHLFSMLRTA comes from the coding sequence ATGACTAATGCCTCTAGAGCTAAAAAGGATGCTTCTAAGAAGCACCTTGATGACATGGTAGACATAGGATGTCTAATGCTTGCTACTATGACTCCTGAACTTCAAAAGCAACATAAGAATATGGTTCCTTATGATATGATCCAGCACCTCAAGGAATTATATGAGCGGAAAGCATGTCAACAGAGGTATAAAACCTCTAAGGCTCTATTTCGATGCAAAATGGTAGAGGGAACTCCTGTGGGAACTCATATTCTCCAAATGATAGGCTATATAAAAAGCCTTGAAAAACTTGGATTCCCTCTAGGTGAGGAATTGGCCATCGGTGTTATTTTGCAATCTTTGTCAGATAGTTTTAGCCAATTTGTCCTTAATTTCAATATGAATGAGATTAATAAGACTTTGCCACATTTATTCAGCATGTTACGAACTGCTTAA